From a single Bacillus sp. (in: firmicutes) genomic region:
- the flhB gene encoding flagellar biosynthesis protein FlhB: MKYIQLDLQFFAGEKTEKATPKKRQDARKKGQTAKSQDVNTSLVMLSVFFFLLLGGSFISQRIYRLFHYSFEHNLLVDVTVSNIEGVFIDVAKEVAIILAPIMAIAMVAAVLANYTQVGFLFTVEPLKPKLEKINPIKGFKRIFSLRAIVELLKSILKITFVGIVTFSILWLNMEDVLNLAYKPMEDILRTIARLTVYMGIAASIALLFLSVFDYLYQKYDFEKSIRMSKQEIKDEHKNTEGDPLIKSRIKQRQREIAMRRMMEEVPKADVVITNPTHYAIALKYEEEKMSAPVVVAKGVDYIAQKMKWIAKENDVIMVENRPLARALYDQVDIGEAIPEEFFKAVAEILAYVYRVKNKI, translated from the coding sequence ATGAAGTACATACAATTGGATTTACAATTTTTTGCCGGAGAGAAGACAGAAAAAGCTACACCGAAAAAACGACAAGATGCAAGAAAAAAAGGACAAACGGCTAAAAGTCAAGATGTAAATACATCTCTTGTGATGCTTTCTGTGTTTTTCTTCCTATTATTAGGTGGTTCATTTATTAGTCAGCGAATTTATCGATTATTCCATTATTCGTTTGAACATAATTTGTTAGTTGATGTGACTGTATCCAATATTGAAGGTGTATTTATCGATGTGGCCAAAGAAGTAGCAATTATTCTGGCCCCTATTATGGCTATTGCTATGGTAGCAGCTGTTTTAGCCAATTATACACAAGTCGGTTTTTTATTTACGGTTGAACCATTAAAGCCAAAGTTAGAGAAAATTAATCCGATCAAAGGGTTTAAACGAATCTTTTCTCTTCGTGCCATTGTAGAGTTGTTAAAGTCGATTTTAAAAATAACGTTTGTTGGGATTGTCACGTTTTCTATTCTTTGGTTGAATATGGAAGATGTGCTGAACTTAGCTTATAAACCGATGGAAGACATTTTACGAACCATTGCTCGTCTTACGGTTTATATGGGGATAGCGGCATCGATTGCCCTATTATTTTTATCCGTATTTGATTATCTGTATCAAAAATACGATTTTGAAAAAAGTATACGCATGTCGAAACAAGAGATTAAAGATGAACATAAAAATACGGAAGGGGACCCATTAATTAAATCTCGTATTAAACAGCGGCAACGAGAAATAGCGATGCGACGAATGATGGAAGAAGTGCCGAAAGCTGACGTAGTTATAACAAACCCGACGCATTACGCGATTGCATTAAAATATGAGGAAGAAAAAATGAGCGCCCCTGTTGTCGTGGCAAAAGGGGTTGACTATATCGCGCAAAAAATGAAATGGATTGCGAAGGAAAACGACGTAATCATGGTTGAAAATCGGCCATTAGCCCGGGCCCTTTATGACCAAGTTGACATTGGGGAAGCCATACCAGAAGAATTTTTTAAAGCGGTAGCAGAAATTTTAGCCTATGTATATCGAGTCAAAAACAAAATTTAG
- the fliP gene encoding flagellar type III secretion system pore protein FliP (The bacterial flagellar biogenesis protein FliP forms a type III secretion system (T3SS)-type pore required for flagellar assembly.) produces the protein MNEFIEFFNTSSPENVSTAVKLLLLLTVLSLAPSILILMTCFTRIIIVLSFVRTSLATQQMPPNQVLIGLALFLTFFVMAPTFHEVNEQALQPLFNEEINLEEAYERASIPFKEFMSAHTRQKDLQLFLDYTQAEPPSSIEEIPLTTLVPAFAISELKTAFQIGFMIFIPFLVIDMVVASVLMSMGMMMLPPVMISLPFKILLFVLVDGWYLVVKSLLQSF, from the coding sequence ATGAATGAATTTATCGAATTTTTTAATACAAGCTCTCCTGAAAATGTGTCAACTGCTGTCAAATTATTACTTTTATTAACTGTACTATCATTAGCTCCTAGCATTTTAATTTTAATGACATGTTTTACACGAATCATTATTGTTTTATCCTTCGTACGAACTTCGTTGGCAACACAACAAATGCCACCGAACCAAGTGCTTATAGGTTTAGCGTTATTTTTAACGTTCTTCGTTATGGCTCCTACGTTTCATGAAGTCAATGAACAAGCGCTGCAGCCTTTATTTAATGAGGAAATAAATTTAGAAGAAGCGTATGAACGCGCCTCTATTCCATTTAAAGAATTTATGAGCGCTCATACACGTCAAAAAGATTTACAGTTGTTTTTAGATTACACGCAAGCGGAGCCACCGAGTTCGATCGAGGAGATTCCATTGACGACACTAGTTCCAGCGTTTGCTATTAGCGAATTAAAAACTGCTTTTCAAATTGGCTTTATGATTTTTATTCCGTTTTTAGTGATTGATATGGTGGTAGCAAGTGTCCTGATGTCGATGGGGATGATGATGTTACCTCCTGTGATGATTTCATTACCGTTTAAAATTTTGCTATTCGTTCTTGTAGATGGTTGGTATTTAGTTGTAAAGTCTCTACTCCAAAGCTTTTAA
- the fliQ gene encoding flagellar biosynthesis protein FliQ, with the protein MSPETVIGIAERGVYTTLMVSAPLLLLALIVGLIVSIFQATTQIQEQTLAFIPKIVAVLVGLIFFGPWMLSQLLMFANEIFTNLNRFVG; encoded by the coding sequence ATGAGTCCTGAAACAGTCATCGGCATCGCTGAGAGAGGTGTCTATACTACGTTAATGGTTTCTGCTCCTCTCTTACTTTTAGCACTCATTGTCGGATTAATCGTAAGTATTTTTCAAGCAACGACACAAATTCAAGAACAAACGCTAGCATTCATTCCAAAAATCGTAGCAGTTCTTGTTGGCTTAATCTTTTTTGGACCTTGGATGTTAAGCCAATTATTGATGTTTGCTAACGAAATATTTACGAATTTAAATCGATTTGTAGGTTGA
- the fliR gene encoding flagellar type III secretion system protein FliR — MDELLPQFSTLLLIFVRLSTFFVTLPFFSYRTIPARHRLTLALILAWMMYYTFDLPPMEIDGHYYYLLIKEALVGLLIGFVANMIVSIIQIAGGFIDFQMGFAIANVIDPQTGVQSPLIGQYLYTFALLFLLSVNGHHLILDGIFYSYQFVPLSASFAGFGEASLAEFIIKTFSSLFVVAFQMAVPVVASLFLVDVALGITARTVPQLNVFVVGFPIKIGVSFIVLLIVMGIMMSLVRELFETMFYTMRTVMELIGGA; from the coding sequence ATGGATGAATTACTACCTCAGTTTTCCACATTATTATTAATATTTGTTCGTTTATCGACATTTTTTGTTACTTTGCCGTTCTTTTCATATCGGACCATTCCGGCAAGACATCGGTTAACGTTAGCGCTTATTCTTGCATGGATGATGTATTATACGTTTGATTTACCGCCAATGGAGATTGATGGGCACTATTACTATCTGTTAATCAAAGAAGCATTGGTAGGATTGTTAATCGGTTTTGTTGCCAATATGATTGTTTCTATTATTCAAATTGCTGGTGGATTTATCGATTTTCAAATGGGGTTTGCCATAGCGAACGTAATTGATCCCCAAACAGGTGTTCAAAGTCCTTTAATAGGACAATATTTATACACCTTTGCTCTTCTTTTTTTGTTGTCCGTCAATGGTCATCATTTAATTCTTGATGGAATCTTTTATAGTTACCAATTCGTTCCTTTGTCTGCTTCTTTTGCCGGCTTTGGTGAAGCTAGTTTAGCTGAATTTATCATTAAAACGTTTAGCTCATTATTTGTTGTTGCCTTTCAAATGGCAGTACCGGTTGTGGCCTCCTTATTTTTAGTTGATGTAGCTTTAGGGATTACCGCAAGAACGGTACCACAGTTAAACGTGTTCGTCGTAGGGTTTCCGATTAAAATAGGGGTCAGTTTTATTGTTCTTCTCATTGTGATGGGAATAATGATGTCGTTAGTTCGGGAACTATTTGAAACGATGTTTTACACGATGCGCACGGTGATGGAGCTAATTGGGGGAGCATAG